A single region of the Streptomyces sp. ITFR-16 genome encodes:
- the radA gene encoding DNA repair protein RadA — MAARTKSAKDRPSYRCTECGWTTAKWLGRCPECQAWGTVEEFGGAPAVRTTAAGRVSTAALPIGQVDSRQATARSTGVGELDRVLGGGLVPGAVVLLAGEPGVGKSTLLLDVAAKAASEDHRTLYVTAEESASQVRMRADRIRALNDHLYLAAETDLSAVLGHLDAVKPSLLVLDSVQTVASPEIEGAPGGMAQVREVAGALIRASKERGMSTLLVGHVTKDGAIAGPRLLEHLVDVVLSFEGDRHARLRLVRGVKNRYGATDEVGCFELHDEGITGLADPSGLFLTRRDEPVPGTCLTVTLEGKRPLVAEVQALTVDSQIPSPRRTTSGLETSRVSMMLAVLEQRGRISALGKRDIYSATVGGVKLTEPAADLAIALALASAASDTPLPKNLVAIGEVGLAGEVRRVTGVQRRLAEAHRLGFTHALVPTDPGKVPAGMKVTEVANMGDALRVLPRRSRAQAPQEDGARR; from the coding sequence ATGGCTGCCCGTACGAAATCCGCGAAGGACCGGCCGTCCTACCGCTGCACCGAATGCGGCTGGACGACCGCCAAGTGGCTCGGGCGCTGCCCCGAGTGCCAGGCGTGGGGGACGGTCGAGGAATTCGGCGGCGCCCCCGCCGTGCGGACCACGGCGGCCGGCCGGGTCTCCACCGCCGCGCTCCCCATCGGCCAGGTCGACAGCCGGCAGGCCACGGCCCGCTCGACCGGCGTCGGTGAGCTGGACCGGGTGCTGGGCGGCGGTCTGGTGCCCGGCGCCGTCGTGCTGCTCGCGGGCGAGCCGGGCGTCGGGAAGTCGACGCTGCTGCTGGACGTGGCGGCCAAGGCGGCGAGCGAGGACCACCGCACGCTCTATGTCACGGCGGAGGAGTCCGCGAGCCAGGTCCGGATGCGGGCCGACCGGATCCGGGCGCTCAACGACCATCTGTATCTGGCGGCCGAGACCGATCTGTCCGCCGTCCTCGGCCATCTGGACGCGGTCAAGCCGTCCCTGCTCGTGCTGGACTCCGTGCAGACCGTCGCCTCGCCCGAGATCGAGGGCGCGCCCGGCGGCATGGCGCAGGTCCGCGAGGTGGCCGGGGCGCTGATCCGCGCCTCCAAGGAGCGCGGGATGTCGACGCTGCTGGTCGGCCATGTCACCAAGGACGGCGCGATCGCCGGGCCGAGGCTGCTGGAGCACCTGGTCGACGTGGTGCTCTCCTTCGAGGGCGACCGCCATGCCCGGCTGCGGCTGGTGCGCGGCGTCAAGAACCGTTACGGGGCGACCGACGAGGTCGGCTGCTTCGAGCTGCACGACGAGGGGATCACCGGCCTCGCCGACCCCTCGGGCCTCTTCCTCACCCGGCGCGACGAGCCGGTGCCCGGCACCTGCCTGACCGTCACGCTGGAGGGCAAGCGCCCCCTGGTCGCCGAGGTGCAGGCGCTCACCGTCGACTCCCAGATCCCCTCGCCCCGGCGCACCACCTCGGGCCTGGAGACCTCCCGGGTCTCGATGATGCTCGCCGTCCTGGAGCAGCGCGGCCGGATCAGCGCGCTGGGCAAGCGGGACATCTACAGCGCCACGGTGGGCGGGGTGAAGCTCACCGAGCCGGCCGCGGACCTCGCGATCGCGCTGGCCCTGGCCAGTGCGGCGAGCGACACACCGCTGCCCAAGAACCTGGTGGCGATCGGCGAGGTGGGCCTCGCGGGCGAGGTCAGACGGGTCACCGGGGTCCAGCGCAGACTGGCCGAGGCACACCGTCTGGGCTTCACCCACGCCCTCGTTCCGACCGATCCGGGGAAGGTCCCGGCCGGTATGAAGGTCACGGAAGTCGCCAACATGGGGGACGCGCTGCGCGTGCTCCCGCGCCGGTCTCGTGCACAGGCCCCCCAGGAGGACGGCGCACGCCGGTAG
- a CDS encoding Ppx/GppA phosphatase family protein — translation MRLGVLDVGSNTVHLLVVDAHPGARPLPAHSHKAELRLAELLDEDGAIGPLGVDRLVATVADALQAAEDKGCEDVLAFATSAVREASNADTVLARVREETGVDLAVLSGTEEARLTFLAARRWFGWSAGKLLVLDIGGGSLEIAYGIDEEPDAAVSLPLGAGRLTAGWLPGDPPDPAEVKALRRHVRARIARSVGEFSRIGRPDHVVATSKTFKQLARIAGAARSAEGLYVQRTLSRRALEEWVPKLAAMSAEERGHLPGVSEGRSAQLLAGALVAEGAMDLLGVEELEICPWALREGVILRRLDHLPSREDVALN, via the coding sequence ATGAGACTCGGAGTCCTCGACGTGGGGTCGAACACGGTTCATCTGCTGGTGGTCGACGCGCACCCCGGCGCCCGCCCGCTGCCCGCGCACTCGCACAAGGCCGAGCTGCGCCTGGCCGAGCTCCTCGACGAGGACGGCGCCATCGGCCCGCTCGGCGTGGACCGGCTGGTGGCGACGGTCGCCGACGCGCTCCAGGCCGCCGAGGACAAGGGCTGCGAGGACGTCCTCGCCTTCGCCACCTCGGCGGTCCGGGAGGCGAGCAACGCCGACACGGTGCTGGCCAGGGTGCGCGAGGAGACCGGCGTCGACCTCGCCGTCCTCAGCGGCACGGAGGAGGCCCGCCTCACCTTCCTCGCCGCCCGCCGCTGGTTCGGCTGGTCGGCCGGAAAGCTGCTGGTCCTGGACATCGGCGGCGGCTCGCTGGAGATCGCGTACGGCATCGACGAGGAGCCGGACGCCGCCGTCTCGCTGCCGCTGGGGGCCGGCCGCCTCACCGCGGGCTGGCTGCCCGGCGATCCGCCCGACCCGGCGGAGGTCAAGGCGCTGCGCCGCCATGTGCGGGCGCGGATCGCCCGCAGCGTCGGCGAGTTCTCCCGCATAGGCCGCCCCGACCACGTCGTGGCCACCTCCAAGACGTTCAAGCAGCTCGCCAGGATCGCCGGCGCCGCCCGCTCCGCCGAGGGCCTGTACGTCCAGCGCACCCTCAGCCGCCGGGCGCTGGAGGAGTGGGTGCCGAAGCTGGCCGCGATGTCGGCCGAGGAGCGCGGGCACCTGCCCGGCGTCTCCGAGGGCCGGTCCGCCCAGCTGCTGGCCGGGGCGCTGGTCGCGGAGGGCGCGATGGACCTGCTGGGCGTCGAGGAGCTGGAGATCTGCCCCTGGGCGCTGCGCGAGGGCGTGATCCTGCGCCGCCTGGACCACCTCCCCTCGCGCGAGGACGTGGCCCTGAACTGA
- a CDS encoding sugar phosphate isomerase/epimerase produces MAEPVVRIPDAKVALSTASVYPESTATAFEIAARLGYDGVEVMVWTDPVSQDIEALRRLSDYHQVPILAVHAPCLLITQRVWSTDPWVKLQRARAAAEKLGASTVVVHPPFRWQRNYARDFVTGIWRMADETDVRFAVENMYPWRYRDREMLAYAPDWDVTNDDYRHFTVDLSHTATARTDGLAMVDRMGDRLAHVHLADGKGSNKDEHLVPGRGDQPCAELLERLAGTGFEGHVVIEVNTRRAMSTAEREADLAEALAFTRLHLASSSPRVPRS; encoded by the coding sequence GTGGCAGAACCAGTGGTGCGCATCCCGGATGCGAAGGTCGCCCTGTCGACGGCCTCGGTCTATCCGGAGTCGACGGCGACGGCCTTCGAGATCGCGGCGCGCCTGGGGTACGACGGTGTCGAGGTCATGGTCTGGACCGACCCCGTCAGCCAGGACATCGAGGCCCTGCGCCGGCTCTCGGACTACCACCAGGTGCCGATACTCGCCGTGCACGCCCCCTGTCTGCTGATCACCCAGCGGGTCTGGTCCACCGATCCCTGGGTCAAGCTCCAGCGGGCCCGCGCCGCCGCCGAGAAGCTCGGCGCGTCCACGGTCGTCGTCCACCCCCCGTTCCGCTGGCAACGCAACTACGCCCGCGACTTCGTCACCGGGATCTGGCGGATGGCGGACGAGACGGACGTGCGGTTCGCCGTCGAGAACATGTACCCGTGGCGCTACCGGGACCGCGAGATGCTCGCGTACGCCCCCGACTGGGACGTCACCAACGACGACTACCGGCACTTCACGGTGGACCTGTCGCACACCGCCACCGCCCGCACGGACGGCCTGGCGATGGTGGACCGGATGGGCGACCGGCTGGCCCATGTCCACCTGGCCGACGGCAAGGGCTCCAACAAGGACGAGCACCTGGTCCCCGGCCGGGGCGACCAGCCCTGCGCCGAACTGCTGGAGCGGCTGGCCGGCACCGGCTTCGAAGGCCATGTCGTCATCGAGGTCAACACCCGCCGGGCGATGTCCACCGCCGAACGCGAGGCCGACCTCGCCGAGGCCCTGGCCTTCACCCGGCTGCACCTCGCCTCGTCCTCGCCGCGGGTGCCGCGCTCATGA
- a CDS encoding TetR family transcriptional regulator, whose protein sequence is MTEGAEAPGPRRRGRPSRTSASAGPDARTRILEAARAEFAERGYDKTSVRGIARAAGVDAALVHHYFGTKDEVFAAAVEVSFEPALVVPAVLDGGTDGVGERLARYFIAVWENPATRAPLLAVLRSAVTHEAAAKVLRGFVLRRLLERIADQLDVPDATFRAELAASHLVGIAMLRYVLRAEPLASADPEKIIEMVAPTLQRYLTEAG, encoded by the coding sequence ATGACCGAGGGCGCCGAAGCCCCGGGCCCCAGGCGCCGAGGCCGCCCCTCGCGCACGTCGGCATCGGCCGGCCCCGACGCGCGGACCCGCATCCTGGAGGCGGCCCGCGCCGAGTTCGCCGAGCGCGGCTACGACAAGACATCGGTCCGCGGCATCGCCCGCGCGGCCGGCGTGGACGCCGCCCTGGTCCACCACTACTTCGGTACGAAGGACGAGGTCTTCGCCGCCGCGGTCGAGGTCTCCTTCGAACCCGCCCTCGTGGTCCCGGCCGTCCTGGACGGCGGCACGGACGGGGTGGGGGAGCGGCTGGCCCGCTACTTCATCGCGGTCTGGGAGAACCCGGCGACCCGCGCCCCGCTGCTGGCGGTGCTGCGCTCGGCGGTGACGCACGAGGCGGCGGCGAAGGTCCTGCGCGGCTTCGTCCTGCGCCGTCTGCTGGAACGGATCGCGGACCAGCTCGACGTCCCCGACGCCACGTTCCGCGCGGAGCTGGCCGCGTCGCACCTGGTGGGCATCGCGATGCTGCGCTACGTACTGCGAGCGGAACCCCTGGCCTCGGCGGACCCCGAGAAGATCATCGAAATGGTGGCTCCGACCCTCCAGCGCTACCTGACGGAAGCGGGCTGA
- the ilvD gene encoding dihydroxy-acid dehydratase, translating into MPQLRSRTVTHGRNMAGARALMRASGVASEDIGKPIIAVANSFTEFVPGHTHLAPVGRIVSEAIQAAGAVPREFNTIAVDDGIAMGHAGMLYSLPSRDLIADSVEYMVEAHCADALICISNCDKITPGMLMAAMRLNIPTVFVSGGPMEAGKATLVDGTVRKLDLVNAISDAVDESISDEDILRIEENACPTCGSCSGMFTANSMNCLTEVLGLSLPGNGSVLATHTARRALYEDAGRTVVDITKRYYEQDDETVLPRSIGTRAAFDNAMALDIAMGGSTNTILHLLAAAQEAELAYDLEDINAVSRRVPCLSKVAPNVAPGGTYYMEDVHRAGGIPALLGELHRGGLLNEDVHSVHSDSLAEWLKNWDIRGGSPSPEAIELWHAAPGCVRSATAFSQSERWDTLDLDAAGGCIRDVEHAYSKDGGLAVLKGNLAVDGCVVKTAGVDESIWTFEGPAVVCESQEEAVDKILRKEIQPGDVVVIRYEGPRGGPGMQEMLYPTSFLKGRGLGKVCALVTDGRFSGGTSGLSIGHASPEAASGGTIALVEDGDRIRIDIPNRSIELLVPDAELTARREALNGVYAPKTRERKVSAALRAYAAMATSADRGAVRDVSKLG; encoded by the coding sequence ATGCCCCAGCTGAGGTCCCGCACTGTCACCCACGGCCGCAACATGGCGGGCGCCCGCGCCCTTATGCGGGCCTCGGGCGTAGCGAGCGAGGACATCGGCAAGCCGATCATCGCGGTCGCCAACTCGTTCACCGAGTTCGTCCCCGGCCACACCCACCTCGCCCCGGTCGGCCGGATCGTCTCCGAGGCGATCCAGGCCGCGGGCGCGGTGCCCCGCGAGTTCAACACGATCGCGGTCGACGACGGCATCGCGATGGGCCACGCCGGGATGCTCTACAGCCTCCCCTCCCGCGACCTGATCGCCGACTCGGTCGAGTACATGGTCGAGGCGCACTGCGCCGACGCCCTGATCTGCATCTCCAACTGCGACAAGATCACCCCGGGCATGCTGATGGCCGCGATGCGCCTCAACATCCCCACGGTCTTCGTCTCCGGCGGTCCGATGGAGGCCGGCAAGGCCACCCTCGTCGACGGCACGGTCCGCAAGCTCGACCTGGTCAACGCCATCAGCGACGCGGTCGACGAGAGCATCTCCGACGAGGACATCCTCCGGATCGAGGAGAACGCCTGTCCCACCTGTGGCAGCTGTTCCGGCATGTTCACCGCCAACTCGATGAACTGCCTGACCGAGGTCCTCGGCCTCTCCCTCCCCGGCAACGGCTCGGTCCTCGCCACGCACACCGCCCGCAGGGCCCTGTACGAGGACGCGGGCCGCACGGTCGTCGACATCACCAAGCGCTACTACGAGCAGGACGACGAGACGGTCCTGCCGCGCTCCATCGGCACCCGCGCCGCGTTCGACAACGCGATGGCGCTGGACATCGCCATGGGCGGCTCGACCAACACGATCCTGCACCTGCTGGCCGCCGCCCAGGAGGCGGAGCTGGCGTACGACCTGGAGGACATCAACGCGGTCTCGCGCCGCGTCCCGTGCCTCTCCAAGGTCGCGCCGAACGTCGCCCCCGGCGGTACGTACTACATGGAGGACGTCCACCGGGCCGGCGGCATCCCCGCCCTCCTCGGTGAGCTGCACCGAGGCGGTCTGCTCAACGAGGACGTCCACTCGGTGCACTCCGACTCGCTCGCCGAGTGGCTGAAGAACTGGGACATCCGCGGCGGCTCCCCGTCCCCCGAGGCGATCGAGCTGTGGCACGCGGCCCCGGGCTGCGTCCGTTCCGCGACCGCCTTCTCGCAGTCCGAGCGCTGGGACACCCTCGACCTGGACGCGGCAGGCGGCTGCATCCGTGACGTGGAGCACGCGTACTCCAAGGACGGCGGCCTCGCGGTCCTCAAGGGGAACCTCGCGGTGGACGGCTGTGTCGTGAAGACGGCCGGCGTCGACGAGTCGATCTGGACCTTCGAGGGCCCGGCGGTCGTCTGCGAGTCGCAGGAGGAGGCCGTCGACAAGATCCTCCGCAAGGAGATCCAGCCCGGTGACGTCGTCGTCATCCGTTACGAGGGCCCGCGCGGCGGCCCCGGCATGCAGGAGATGCTCTACCCGACCTCCTTCCTCAAGGGCCGGGGCCTGGGCAAGGTCTGCGCGCTGGTCACCGACGGCCGCTTCTCCGGCGGCACCTCGGGCCTGTCGATCGGTCACGCCTCGCCCGAGGCGGCGTCCGGCGGCACGATCGCGCTGGTCGAGGACGGCGACCGGATCCGGATCGACATCCCGAACCGCTCGATCGAGCTCCTCGTCCCCGACGCCGAGCTGACCGCCCGCCGCGAGGCGCTGAACGGCGTGTACGCGCCGAAGACCCGCGAGCGCAAGGTCTCGGCGGCGCTGCGCGCCTACGCGGCCATGGCGACGAGCGCGGACCGGGGCGCCGTCCGCGACGTCTCCAAGCTCGGCTGA
- a CDS encoding SAM-dependent methyltransferase, with the protein MGAGTGISTRRLHDRGPASSSADRAPARRPSCAAASRTSPRTRRRQPAPLRRRLGRPDHLRPVLAPGPGPECPVRAPTPGTHARRTVAHTDRRCARASRGRRGTPDQAPTDPARSTPEALHVLRPGGALALWWNVTDHTVPWTAGQDSRLRRFFREEAGADGSSARGSPAGHRDLPPGLDLAHRRVPWSRRIPLATHLADLGGHSAFLVLGDELTRRFLAEERDHLAALFPDGTVEEEYVIQLGVAIR; encoded by the coding sequence GTGGGCGCCGGGACCGGGATCTCCACCCGCCGGCTCCATGACCGGGGGCCCGCGTCGTCGTCGGCGGACCGGGCCCCGGCACGGCGGCCGAGCTGCGCCGCGGCCTCCCGGACGTCCCCTCGTACGCGGCGACGGCAACCGGCTCCCCTTCGCCGCCGCCTCGGCCGACCTGATCACCTACGCCCGGTCCTGGCACCAGGGCCCGGTCCGGAGTGCCCCGTCCGCGCCCCGACGCCCGGCACGCACGCTCGCCGCACGGTCGCACACACCGACCGCCGCTGCGCCCGCGCTTCGCGCGGACGACGGGGAACTCCGGACCAGGCCCCGACCGACCCGGCCCGCTCCACCCCCGAGGCCCTGCACGTCCTGCGGCCGGGCGGCGCGCTCGCCCTCTGGTGGAACGTCACCGACCACACCGTCCCGTGGACCGCGGGCCAGGACAGCCGGCTGCGCCGCTTCTTCCGCGAGGAGGCGGGTGCCGACGGCAGCAGCGCCCGCGGCTCGCCGGCCGGGCACCGCGACCTGCCGCCCGGACTCGACCTCGCGCACCGCCGCGTCCCCTGGTCCCGGCGGATCCCGCTCGCCACCCACCTGGCCGACCTCGGCGGCCACTCCGCCTTCCTGGTCCTCGGCGACGAACTCACCCGGCGCTTCCTCGCCGAGGAGCGCGACCACCTCGCGGCGCTCTTCCCCGACGGCACGGTCGAGGAGGAGTACGTCATCCAGCTGGGCGTGGCCATCCGCTGA
- a CDS encoding ABC transporter ATP-binding protein — MMNSSGAAIEARGLTVVRGSRTVLKGLDFTVEPGRITGLLGPSGCGKSTLMRAVVGTQAKVTGTLRVLGSPAGHPTLRPRVGYVTQAPSVYTDLTVRQNLDYFASILRPGRRHRDDRRAAVTRAITEVDLTSHADALAGTLSGGQRTRVSLAVALLGTPDLLVLDEPTVGLDPVLRRDLWKLFHTLAADRGTTLLVSSHVMDEAERCHRLLLMRDGEILADDTPEALRTEARTDTVEDAFLHLVDAAATRQENAR; from the coding sequence ATGATGAATTCTTCGGGCGCCGCCATCGAGGCCCGTGGCCTCACCGTCGTACGAGGCAGCCGCACCGTCCTCAAGGGCCTCGACTTCACCGTCGAACCCGGCAGGATCACCGGACTCCTCGGCCCCTCCGGCTGCGGCAAATCCACCCTGATGCGCGCCGTCGTGGGCACCCAGGCCAAGGTCACCGGCACCCTCCGGGTCCTGGGCAGCCCCGCCGGCCACCCCACCCTGCGCCCCCGCGTCGGGTACGTCACCCAGGCACCGTCCGTCTACACCGACCTCACCGTCCGGCAGAACCTCGACTACTTCGCCTCGATCCTCCGGCCGGGCCGCCGCCACCGCGACGACCGGCGCGCGGCCGTCACCCGCGCCATCACCGAGGTCGACCTGACCAGCCACGCCGACGCCCTCGCCGGCACCCTCTCCGGCGGCCAGCGCACCCGGGTCTCCCTCGCCGTCGCCCTGCTCGGCACCCCCGACCTGCTCGTCCTCGACGAACCCACCGTCGGCCTCGACCCCGTCCTGCGCCGCGACCTGTGGAAGCTCTTCCACACCCTCGCCGCCGACCGGGGCACCACCCTCCTCGTCTCCTCCCACGTCATGGACGAGGCCGAGCGCTGCCACCGGCTGCTCCTGATGCGCGACGGCGAGATCCTCGCCGACGACACCCCCGAGGCCCTGCGCACCGAGGCCCGTACCGACACCGTCGAAGACGCCTTCCTCCACCTGGTCGACGCGGCCGCCACCCGTCAGGAGAACGCCCGATGA
- a CDS encoding ABC transporter permease, with protein sequence MSTTTGTPPLSPARTLATAARVLRQLAHDPRTVALLLLIPVVMITLLRYVFDGSPGTFDSIGASLLGIFPLITMFLVTSIATLRERTSGTLERLLAMPLGKGDLIAGYALAFGAVAVLQSLLATGLSVWALGLDVTGSPWLLLLVALLDALLGTALGLFVSAFAASEFQAVQFMPAVIFPQLLLCGLFIARDQMAPVLKAVSDVLPMSYAVDGMNEVLHHTDITGDFVRDVAIVAGCALLVLTLGAATLRRRTG encoded by the coding sequence ATGAGCACCACGACCGGCACCCCGCCGCTGAGCCCCGCCCGCACCCTCGCCACCGCCGCCCGCGTCCTGCGCCAGCTCGCCCACGACCCCCGTACGGTCGCGCTGCTCCTGCTGATCCCGGTCGTGATGATCACGCTGCTGCGGTACGTCTTCGACGGCAGCCCGGGGACCTTCGACTCCATCGGGGCCTCGCTGCTCGGCATCTTCCCGCTGATCACGATGTTCCTGGTGACCTCGATCGCCACCCTGCGCGAACGCACCTCGGGCACCCTGGAACGGCTCCTCGCCATGCCCCTGGGCAAGGGCGACCTGATCGCGGGCTACGCCCTCGCGTTCGGAGCCGTCGCCGTCCTCCAGTCGCTCCTGGCCACCGGCCTCTCGGTGTGGGCCCTCGGCCTGGACGTCACCGGCTCGCCGTGGCTGCTGCTCCTGGTCGCCCTGCTCGACGCGCTGCTCGGCACGGCGCTCGGACTGTTCGTCTCGGCGTTCGCCGCGTCGGAGTTCCAGGCCGTCCAGTTCATGCCGGCCGTGATCTTCCCGCAGCTGCTGCTCTGCGGCCTGTTCATCGCCCGTGACCAGATGGCCCCGGTCCTCAAGGCCGTCTCGGACGTCCTGCCCATGTCGTACGCCGTCGACGGGATGAACGAGGTGCTCCACCACACCGACATCACCGGCGACTTCGTCCGGGACGTGGCGATCGTCGCGGGCTGCGCGCTCCTCGTCCTCACCCTGGGCGCGGCCACCCTCCGCCGCCGCACCGGTTGA
- the proC gene encoding pyrroline-5-carboxylate reductase, with the protein MTQTVAVLGTGKIGEALLSGMIRAGWRPANLLVTTRRSERAAELHDRYGVDAVTNAEAAKRADILILAVKPQDMGRLLDELAPHITADRLVISAAAGITTAFIEDRLTTGTPVVRVMPNTPVLVDEGMSVISAGSHATSEHLATAEAIFGGVGKTLRVPESQQDAATALSGSGPAYFYFLVEAMTDAGILLGLPRAQAHDLIVQAAIGAAVMLRDSGEHPVKLREAVTSPAGTTISAIRELENHGVRAALIAALEAARDRSRELASGNG; encoded by the coding sequence ATGACCCAGACAGTTGCAGTCCTCGGCACCGGCAAGATCGGCGAGGCCCTGCTCAGCGGCATGATCCGGGCCGGCTGGCGCCCGGCGAACCTGCTGGTCACCACCCGCCGCTCGGAGCGCGCCGCAGAGCTCCACGACCGCTACGGCGTGGACGCGGTCACCAACGCCGAGGCCGCCAAGCGCGCCGACATCCTCATCCTCGCGGTCAAGCCCCAGGACATGGGCCGCCTCCTGGACGAACTCGCCCCCCACATCACCGCCGACCGCCTGGTCATCAGCGCCGCCGCCGGCATCACGACCGCCTTCATCGAGGACCGCCTCACCACGGGCACCCCGGTCGTCCGCGTCATGCCGAACACCCCCGTCCTGGTCGACGAGGGCATGTCCGTCATCTCCGCGGGCAGCCACGCCACCTCCGAGCACCTCGCCACCGCCGAGGCGATCTTCGGCGGCGTCGGCAAGACCCTGCGCGTCCCGGAGTCCCAGCAGGACGCGGCCACCGCGCTCTCCGGCTCGGGCCCCGCGTACTTCTACTTCCTCGTGGAGGCGATGACGGACGCCGGCATCCTGCTCGGTCTGCCCCGCGCCCAGGCCCACGACCTCATCGTCCAGGCCGCCATCGGCGCGGCCGTGATGCTCCGCGACAGCGGCGAGCACCCGGTCAAGCTCCGCGAAGCCGTCACCAGCCCGGCCGGCACCACCATCAGCGCCATCCGCGAACTGGAGAACCACGGCGTACGCGCCGCGCTCATCGCGGCCCTCGAAGCCGCCCGCGACCGCAGCCGCGAACTCGCCTCCGGCAACGGCTGA
- a CDS encoding cysteine hydrolase family protein, with product MEIAENAALIVVDVQRGFEEEAYWGPRNNPSADGNIAGLIDAWQADGRPVVFVRHDSAKPDSPLRAGYRGNDFKAYVQERRGRGGGPELLVTKSVNSSFYGTPDLRAWLDAAGVRQIVVAGIQTNMCVETTARMAGNLGYEVFVPLDATYTFDLVGPWGWTLGADELARATAVSLHGGGFAKVVRSAELIAAAA from the coding sequence ATGGAGATCGCAGAGAACGCGGCACTGATCGTGGTGGACGTACAGCGGGGTTTCGAGGAGGAGGCGTACTGGGGGCCTCGGAACAATCCCTCGGCGGACGGGAACATCGCCGGGCTGATCGACGCCTGGCAGGCGGACGGCCGGCCGGTCGTCTTCGTACGGCATGACTCGGCGAAGCCGGATTCGCCGTTGCGGGCGGGGTACCGGGGCAACGACTTCAAGGCGTACGTCCAGGAGCGGCGGGGCCGGGGCGGTGGGCCGGAGCTGCTGGTGACGAAGAGCGTGAACTCGTCCTTCTACGGGACGCCGGACCTGCGGGCGTGGCTGGACGCGGCCGGGGTGCGGCAGATCGTGGTGGCCGGGATCCAGACCAATATGTGCGTGGAGACGACCGCGCGGATGGCGGGGAACCTCGGGTACGAGGTCTTCGTGCCGCTCGACGCGACGTACACCTTCGATCTGGTGGGGCCCTGGGGCTGGACGCTGGGCGCGGACGAGCTGGCGCGGGCCACCGCCGTGTCGCTGCACGGCGGTGGGTTCGCAAAGGTGGTGCGCAGTGCGGAGCTGATCGCCGCCGCGGCGTAG
- a CDS encoding helix-turn-helix domain-containing protein, whose amino-acid sequence MAPTTRIALVSFPGIRAFDVSVITEVWGVDRTDRGVPPFDLRRTAATPAPVPLRGGLFLTPDRTLGWLDRADLVVVPGLDDHVTEAPAPVLEALRRAHARATPIAALCGGAFTLAQAGLLDGRRAVTHWNLTDGLRTRHPGVTVVPDALFVHDGNLWTSAGTAAGIDLCLHLVRTAHGAEAAATIARSMVTAPFRTGTQAQFIEQPTPHTDRDADTLAAVRAHALTHLAQPHTVAELAARAGMSPRSFARHFRATTGTTPLRWLITQRIAAAQKLLERTDLPLPEVARRTGFGSEVTMRQHFATHLDTSPRDYRLAFHRTPPRAGVDTPSRHT is encoded by the coding sequence ATGGCTCCGACCACCCGGATCGCGCTCGTCTCCTTCCCCGGCATCCGCGCGTTCGACGTCTCCGTCATCACGGAGGTCTGGGGCGTGGACCGCACCGACCGGGGTGTCCCGCCCTTCGACCTGCGCCGCACGGCGGCCACCCCCGCCCCCGTCCCGCTCCGGGGCGGCCTCTTCCTGACGCCCGACCGCACGCTGGGCTGGCTGGACCGCGCCGACCTGGTCGTCGTCCCGGGTCTCGACGACCATGTGACCGAGGCCCCCGCTCCCGTCCTCGAAGCCCTGCGCCGCGCCCATGCCCGGGCCACCCCGATCGCCGCGCTCTGCGGAGGGGCCTTCACGCTCGCGCAGGCGGGACTCCTCGACGGCCGCCGGGCGGTCACCCACTGGAACCTCACGGACGGCCTGCGCACCCGCCACCCCGGGGTGACGGTCGTGCCCGACGCCCTCTTCGTCCACGACGGCAACCTCTGGACCTCCGCCGGCACGGCGGCCGGCATCGATCTCTGCCTCCATCTCGTCCGCACCGCCCATGGCGCGGAGGCCGCGGCGACGATCGCCCGTTCGATGGTCACCGCCCCGTTCCGCACGGGCACCCAGGCCCAGTTCATCGAGCAGCCCACCCCGCACACGGACCGCGACGCCGACACCCTCGCCGCCGTACGGGCCCATGCCCTGACCCACTTGGCACAACCGCACACGGTGGCGGAGCTCGCCGCCCGGGCCGGCATGTCCCCGCGCTCCTTCGCCCGCCACTTCCGCGCCACCACCGGCACCACTCCACTGCGCTGGCTGATCACCCAGCGCATCGCAGCAGCTCAGAAGCTGCTGGAGCGCACCGATCTGCCTCTGCCGGAGGTGGCCCGCCGCACGGGCTTCGGCAGCGAGGTCACCATGCGCCAGCACTTCGCCACCCACCTGGACACCAGCCCCCGCGACTACCGCCTGGCCTTCCACCGCACCCCACCCAGGGCCGGGGTTGACACACCCTCGCGGCATACGTAA